CATCCCGACATGAAGATCGACCTCTCCGCCGGCGGCTCCGGCGAGGGCATCAAGGCCCTCATCGACGGCACCACGGACATCGCCATGGCCTCGCGCGAGATGAAGGACAAGGAGATCGAGCTGGCCAAGAGCAAGGGCGAGGATCCCAAGATGATCATCATCGCCCGCGACGCGGTGTGCGCCATCGTCAATCCGAACAACCCGGTCCAGAACCTGACCGTGGACCAGCTCCAGGGCATCTTCTCCGGCAAGATCACCGACTGGAAGGACGTGGGCGGCAACCCCGGCCGCATCGCGGTCATCTCCCGCGACTCCTCCTCCGGCACCTTCGAGACCTGGCAGGAGCACGTCCTGAAGAAGGAGAAGGTCTCCCCCATGGCGCTGATGCAGGCCTCCTCCGGCGCGGTCATGGAGTCCGTCTCCAAGAACAAGTACGCCATCGCGTACGACGGCCTGGGCTACGTGACCAAGGACGTCAAGGCGCTGAAGGTCAACGGCGTGACCCCCTCCGAGGCCACTGCCCGCGACGGTTCCTACCCGGTGTCCCGCAGCCTGCAGATCTACGTCAACGGCGAGCCCAAGGGCGAGCTGAAGGGCTTCGTGGACTACCTCCTGAGCCCCGCCGGCCAGAAGGACGTCAAGGAAGCCGGCTACGTCACCGTGAAGTAACATTCCCTCTGTAGTCTCCGGCCCCCTGTCTTCGGACGGGGGGCCTCGAACTTTTTTTTCAGGCGGCAGACATGCGTAGAAGCACGAGAGAGAAATGCATCCACGGCACCTTCTTCACGGTCGCCCTGGTGTCCATTCTCATCCTGGCCCTGATCTGCATCTTCCTGTTCATGGAAGGGGCTCCCATCGTCAAGGCCACCTCGATCACCGACTTCCTCTTCGGCAGCGAGTGGTACCCGACCTTCGACCCGCCGTCCTTCGGCATCCTGCCGCTCATCGTGGCCTCCATCCTGGTCACGGCGCTCTCCTCGCTCATCGCCATCCCGCTCGGCGTGATGACCGCCGTGTACCTGGCCGAGATCGCGCGGCCGGGCGTGCGCGCCTTCTTCAAGCCGGTCATCGAGCTTCTGGCCGCGCTGCCCTCGGTGGTCATCGGCTTCTTCGGCATGGTCGTGGTCGCGCCCTTCCTGCAGAACTACCTGGACGTCTGGGTCGGCTACAACCTCTTCAACGCCTCGCTCATGCTGGCCTTCATGTCCGTGCCCACCATCTGCTCCATCTCCGAGGACGCCATCTACAGCGTGCCGCGCGAGCTCAAGGAGGCCTCCCTGGCGCTCGGCTCCACGCACTGGCAGACCATCTACCGCGTGATCCTGCCCGCCAGCATCACCGGCATCAGCACGGGCACCATCCTCGGCATGTCCCGCGCCATCGGCGAGACCATGGTCGTGCTCATGGTCGCGGGCGGCGCGGCGGCCATCCCGACCTCCATCTTCGACCCGGTGCGCCCCATGCCCGCCTCCATCGCCGCGGAGATGGGCGAGACGCCCTACGGATCGGACCATTACCATGCCCTGTTCGCCATCGGCATCGTGCTCTTCGTCATGACCCTGCTCTTCAACGTGGTGGCCGACTACATCGCCGAGAAGAACAAGCAGATCGGGTCCGCCACCCTCTAAGGAGAGATTGCCGTGAGCCAGGAAGCAGCAGATTTCACCGCCGTTCCCAAGGCAGCCCCCCTGCGTCCGCCGCGCACGCCCTTCGGGCGCTCCGGCGGAGGCCGCCGCAGCGTGGAGCGGATCTTCTTCACCCTGTTCCGCACCGCCGCGGGCATCAACGGCCTGGCCCTGGCCATCATCTGCTCCTTCCTCCTGGTGCGGGGCCTGCCCGCCATCAACTGGACCTTCCTCACCCAGGCGCCGTACGACTCCATGACCAAGGGCGGCATCCTGCCCTGCATCGTGGGCACGGCCGTCCTGAGCCTCGGCTCGCTGCTGGTGGCCTTCCCCCTGGGCGTGGGCACGGCCATCTACCTGAACGAGTACGCCCGCGCGCCCAGGCTCGTGCGCATCATCCGCCTGGGCATCAACAACCTCGCGGGCGTGCCCTCGGTGGTCTTCGGCCTCTTCGGCCTGGCCTTCTTCGTCATCACCCTGGGGCTCGGCGTCTCCATCCTGGCGGGCTGCCTGACGCTCGGCTTCCTGACCCTGCCGGTGATCATCGGCACGGCCGAGGAGGCCCTGCGCTCCGTGCCGCAGACCTACCGCGAGGCCTCCCTGGGGCTTGGCGCCACCAAGTTCCAGACCATCGTGCGCGTGGTTCTGCCCGCGGCCCTGCCCGGCATGCTCACCGGCTGCATCCTGGGCATCAGCCGCGCGGCGGGCGAGACCGCGGCCATCATGTTCACCGCCGCGGTCTTCTACACCCCGGAGATGCCCAAGAGCATCCTCTCCCCGGTCATGGCCCTGCCGTACCACATCTACGTCCTGGCCACGGCGGGCACGAACATCGACAAGACCCGGCCGCTGCAGTATGGCACCGCGCTCGTGCTCATCGGGCTGGTCTTCGGCATGAACCTCTTCGCCGTCTGGCTGCGCGCCCGCCTGCAGAAGCGGCGCTAGACCGCGGCGCAATCCCGGTCCGATCCCGTCCGACACCCCGGCCGGGCCGCGCCTCGCGCGGCCCGGCTTTTTTTTCGCGCCGAAGGGTGTATTCTTGTCCAGGATGTGATACGGGTGGGGGGTATAAAGCCGGAACTGGTCCGGCACGTCAGCCAAGGAGGCGCATCATGGCGGAGAATGAGACCGCAAAGGCGGCCGGGGCCAAGGAGCGTGCTGCGTTCATCTGCACCCACGACACCCTGGACGGAGCCTATCCCTCGCTGGTGCTCGGCATCAACGCGGCCCGGCTCGGCATGGAGAGCAAGATCTTCTACAGCTTCATGGGGCTCAACATGGTCCTGGACGGCGGGGCCGAGCGGGCCAAGTTCATCCCGCCGGGCGTCATGGGCGCCATCCCGGGCATGTCCACCATCGCCACGGGCATGATGAAGAAGAAGATCGAGAAGGCCAACATCCCGAACCTGGCCGAGCTGCAGGAGATGGCCATGCTCGAGGGCGTGGAGCTCATCGCCTGCAAGATGACCGTGGACATGATGGAGATCGACGAGAGCAAGCTGATCCCCGGGGTCATCGTCTGGAACGCGGAGGATTTCCTGCGTTACGCCAAGGACTGCAAGATCTGCCTGTTCACCTGATCCCGCCCCGCCGCGGCCGCTCCGCCCGCCGACCGGCGGGGCGGCCGCCCCCATCCCGCATGTGCCGTCCCCGCCGCCCGGGTATCCGCTTTTTGCGGACAACGATGTCCTGCGACTTCGCGTGATTGACCCAAAAGTCTTTCTCTGCCCAAGAAGGCTGTCGTCACGCGTTCGTAACATGTCCATCGCCGTTTCATAACCTCCTGTCCGTACATGCTGGGCCTGTCGCCATGAAGGGCGACGGCGCACCGGCATCTCCCCCTGCCGGTCGGCTTCCGCTTCGCGTCAACGCACGCCACAACAAGGACGTTCGCCATGAGCCTCAAGACAAAGCTGATAGCCTTCTGCCTGTGCATCGGCCTGCTGCCGCTGGCCGCCATGGGCGTGTATTCCGTGGACCTGGCCGGGAGGAGCCTCGAGGGGCAGGCCAGGCTGCAGCTCGTGGCCGCGCGCGACGCCCGGCGCACCGCGCTCGGGGAGCTCGCCGGGGTCTGGGAGCGGGAGGCGCGCATCTTCGGGGCCAACAAGGGCGTCTACAACGCCCTGAGCTTTCTGCGCGACATGGCCTACGGCGCCGACGTCGCGAAGACCTTCGACACCACGAGCGACGACTACAGGTCCACGGCGGACAACGTCCGGGCCGAGTTCATCCCCTTCGTCAAGGTGCTCGGCTACGACGACGCCATGCTCGTGGACAACTACGGCTGGGTGCTCCTCTCGGTGAAGGAGGGGGGCGAGCTCGGCCACAACGTCGAGGGGCCGCTG
This genomic window from Desulfovibrio sp. X2 contains:
- a CDS encoding phosphate ABC transporter substrate-binding protein, producing the protein MKAKLLALAAVLTLALTGSAWAGSLTIKGSTTVLPIMQRAVEAYMKAHPDMKIDLSAGGSGEGIKALIDGTTDIAMASREMKDKEIELAKSKGEDPKMIIIARDAVCAIVNPNNPVQNLTVDQLQGIFSGKITDWKDVGGNPGRIAVISRDSSSGTFETWQEHVLKKEKVSPMALMQASSGAVMESVSKNKYAIAYDGLGYVTKDVKALKVNGVTPSEATARDGSYPVSRSLQIYVNGEPKGELKGFVDYLLSPAGQKDVKEAGYVTVK
- the pstC gene encoding phosphate ABC transporter permease subunit PstC; translated protein: MRRSTREKCIHGTFFTVALVSILILALICIFLFMEGAPIVKATSITDFLFGSEWYPTFDPPSFGILPLIVASILVTALSSLIAIPLGVMTAVYLAEIARPGVRAFFKPVIELLAALPSVVIGFFGMVVVAPFLQNYLDVWVGYNLFNASLMLAFMSVPTICSISEDAIYSVPRELKEASLALGSTHWQTIYRVILPASITGISTGTILGMSRAIGETMVVLMVAGGAAAIPTSIFDPVRPMPASIAAEMGETPYGSDHYHALFAIGIVLFVMTLLFNVVADYIAEKNKQIGSATL
- the pstA gene encoding phosphate ABC transporter permease PstA encodes the protein MERIFFTLFRTAAGINGLALAIICSFLLVRGLPAINWTFLTQAPYDSMTKGGILPCIVGTAVLSLGSLLVAFPLGVGTAIYLNEYARAPRLVRIIRLGINNLAGVPSVVFGLFGLAFFVITLGLGVSILAGCLTLGFLTLPVIIGTAEEALRSVPQTYREASLGLGATKFQTIVRVVLPAALPGMLTGCILGISRAAGETAAIMFTAAVFYTPEMPKSILSPVMALPYHIYVLATAGTNIDKTRPLQYGTALVLIGLVFGMNLFAVWLRARLQKRR
- a CDS encoding DsrE/DsrF/DrsH-like family protein; protein product: MAENETAKAAGAKERAAFICTHDTLDGAYPSLVLGINAARLGMESKIFYSFMGLNMVLDGGAERAKFIPPGVMGAIPGMSTIATGMMKKKIEKANIPNLAELQEMAMLEGVELIACKMTVDMMEIDESKLIPGVIVWNAEDFLRYAKDCKICLFT